In Mus pahari chromosome 16, PAHARI_EIJ_v1.1, whole genome shotgun sequence, the DNA window ACCTTTGTCGTTTTAAGCCTGAGCCTCACTGAGCTCATGGACTCTCTGCTAAGCTGGATGGCCAGTGATGATGagtgacctgcctgtctctgtgtcctagagcactccctccctcccctgcctttcCACACAGGCTCTAGGGacacaaacccaggtcctcatgcttgcttggcaGACGTTTCagcaactgagccacctccctgagCCATTTTCTCTATCTACTCATCTGCTGACAGCAACAAGGCCGACTCAGTAACTTGGCTGTTGTGAATGGCGTCGCAGTGAACAGACACGAATGGCTATCTTGTTCATACCATGGCTTTGGTGCCTCCAGGAACACACACAAGAGTCCACCTAAGTCTGCTGGTCTCTGATCCAGAACACTTCCCATTTGTGTTGTGACCCTCGCTTGAGGTGGCACGGCTCTCTCATACTATAGGGTGAAAGGTCATGAGGTGGCCAGCTCTGCTGTGCACTCAGCCTGGTGGGCAGCTCTGAGGTGGAGTAAGTGAGAACTGAAGAGTTAGGACAGTAGCTGCCAATGGTTTGGGATAGAAAATTCTGAGGGAACTGGGAGGTCATGGGAAGCAGCTAGGGACCAGCGTTTGGACGAGGTCGGCATAGTTACCACAAATGTAAGCTTAGAAACGTGAGATGCACACTTCATTCTCACGAGAGGGATCTGTTACTCTGCTCGGGGACTTCTGATACCTGGGCATTTTctcccaggctggctctgagaGAACAGCATGGAGTTTACTCCCTAAGTCTTTGGCAGAGACAGTGGGTTTATGAAACCCCAAAGTGGATATAAGTGACCTTGGAGGAAGTTGGTAACGTTTACCCAAAGCTGACTGGTCAGTGATGGGTACAGGGGCTTTGGAGGAAGTCAGTGCTCAGTAAATGTCTCTGCTTGGATGGAAAGCTCTTTAAATGGGCACGGGCAGACTGAGAATGTCAAGGGTGCCACAAGTGTTCCCCATATCCATTGTGTCACCCAGGATTCCTGTCAAAATGGTTCTGCTctccacaagaaaacctacagaatcaactaacctgggcccatgggactcacagagactgaaccaccaactaaagagtatgcaggggtggggctggagagatggttcagtgagcactgactgctcttccagagatccagagttcaagtcccagcaaccacatgatatgtgtattcatatacacaacataaataaatctttttgttgtttgttttgtttttttgagacagggtttctctgtatagccctggaactcactttgtaaaccaggctgtccttgaattcagaggcctgtctctgcctcccaagtgctgggattaaaggtatgcaccaccatgcctggcttgtctAGTTTAAAAGGGAGAAGATAcacctagtcttattgcaacttggtCTGCCACGGTAGGCTGGTATTCATGGGAggcatccccttctctgaggaagcagagatgggaggagggagggtatagaggaactgggaggacaggagggaggggaagctccagtcaggatgtaaaataagtaaatgaatttttaaaatgtctctgctCTAAGGCTCTTCTTCAAACAATCTCTTTAATCTGAGAGGACTCTTGACGTGTTTCTTATGCAGGTAACTATTCCTGGGTCAGTTCTGAGAAGTCAGCACCTCTAGTTAAAGGCAGGCCAGTGAGAGCCCAGGAAGAGTCCAGAAAAATCCAGTGTTGGCTGTGCCTTCCTCCACTGGAAAACATCTGTCCATTTACTCTGCTCTTACATTTTTGCCAGTGACATTTATTTCCCAGTCAAGTTTAAGGAAGATAATAATATAAAGTCTCATGAGAAGGGAGCGTCAGGTGGGTGTGCTTCCAGAGCTAATGCTCatggttttgtctttctttcactctttacCCCCAACCCCCTTTCATGCTTTcaacccctaacactagataggagagaaaaaaggagagaagggtgtctcagttaaggttttactgctgtgaacagacaccatgaccaaggcaagtcttataaaaacaacatttaattggggccggcttacaggttcagaggttcagtccattatcaaggtgggagcatggcagcatccaggcaggcatggcacaggcagagctgagagttctacaccttcacccaaaggcagctagtggaagactgacttccaggcaactaggttgaggatcttaagcccacacccacagtgacacacctactccaatcaggtcacacctatttcaacaaggctacacatcCAAATGTGTAGGGAgcaggtgtgccaagccccgtggtccctgtttgttaagagcctgagcctgaactctatgtggggagcgggtaagccccatgttccctggctgcaagaacctgagccCACTGAGCTTGTGTGGACGATCCTGTACTGTAGGGATGGACGATCCTGTACTGTACTGCCTACTAAgttccctggctgaactctgacctgatccaagagatgggggaaggattaggtcagaggactgaaaacaggatgcatcCTGGGCAGGGGGGAAAAGTcttgtgaaggagctcagaggactgagaacaggatgtgccccggagggatggaggagaatgctgtgggaaaaggctgtaaacagttcagttgggagCAAGCAGTTGAAGGGTCCCATTGGGTTTGGttggagctgagagagagagagaaaagctgctcggagagataaagaagaaatctgtttggaacctgccttggtgtttgtgtcatttctcccagtctctgccggtcagagttcgggggtctgcagcacaaatggtgccactccctggcccaagaatatacaaaccatcacNttctactccctggcccccatagacttgttcaaacacatgagtctatgggggccatacttaaacatagcaaaatgcaaaatgcacttAGTTCAACTTttaaagtcctcatagtctatagcaatctcaacaatgttaaaagtccaaagttcaaggNctcttctgagattcatccaatcacttaactgtaatccccaaagaaagacaggaaaccagctgggcaaattccaaactcttcATTTCCATGGAtgatgtcaaagcggtcttcagatctccactcctttttcatctttgtttgactgcaacaaactgctttctcctgggctggtttcactccctgttagcagatttcctcagcatgtatcccatggctctggcgtctttaacatctttgagtccaAGGNNNNNNNNNNNgtacctcatgtgatttacagcaaggtgtatttcgaatttctggggacccaagagagtgccggaccagagggagttcctcctttcggggtcttacacaTGCAAGTGGTTGCTAGGcagtattttttttatgtatatttatgtttgtatggtgtgtgtgtctgtgtgtatctgtgtgtgttggtgtgtctgtgtgttagtATACTCGCTCCCTTTGAGGTGAGAAGAGGATGTTTtcttccagtcctctgcaagagcagcaaacataATTGGGACACCGAGCCTCTCCCCAGTGTGGTTATAAAGAAGTATAaccattttgctactgttgtcaTCTTGCATCTCCCCAAACTTAGAGTTTCATGTTTTAAAGCTGCTTATAACTAgttcattaatattaatttagttcattaaataatacatattaacCTAGGGCCTCCCACCTGCCAGGCATACTCCTGATCCCTGAGCTATCTCCCCTTAGGCCAAGGGCTCCAAGTTTTACTTTGTAGTTAACATCCCTGGGAACAATGTATCAGGTGCGGAAACCCTGTAGTGTCATCAGAATGGCCCCCGTGTCTCAGTGAACATCACCAGACAGACATCTTGTATTCAGCTATCAggagccattctttttttttttttttttttggtttttcgagacagggtttccctgtgtagccctggctgtcctggaactcactctgtagaccaggctggctaagttctttttctgtctttgagcatgactaacaaaccacaaacaacaaACCACAAAGAACTCTCTTGAATAACCAATAACAACCTACCCACCTctcagggctctagcatttatacaccctctgaaaagttcccagaattccaaatgtcacacaatcacagaaactatctacaGCTGGCAAACCCATGTCTCTGCTggtgcatgaggcaaatcacaatcAGCTGCTGCAGTCGGTAGgcagcagccccatatcccacacctgggactaaaaggaaaacattcttgtaatatttctgtgtttcttaagGAAACCAAAATTTCAAAATGGTCACTGCTGGAAAAACTCCAGTTGTCCAATCCTTCAGCTTGTAGCAAAGAATCATTGTGCATATGGATGACCATCCCAGAAACACACTGAAACGTTAAAGGAACTGTGTTCTGGTGCTCCACACAGCTCAGAGGACTGGAAGGGCTGCATGTGtggagccctaaattttaaaacttccccaaaacctgttccccagatcattaggaaagtggctagtaaagagcctttgttctcttagggcagctgNNNNNNNNNNNNNNNNNNNNNNNNNNNNNNNNNNNNNNNNNNNNNNNNNNNNNNNNNNNNNNNNNNNNNNNNNNNNNNNNNNNNNNNNNNNNNNNNNNNNNNNNNNNNNNNNNNNNNNNNNNNNNNNNNNNNNNNNNNNNNNNNNNNNNNNNNNNNNNNNNNNNNNNNNNNNNNNNNNNNNNNNNNNNNNNNNNNNNNNNNNNNNNNNNNNNNNNNNNNNNNNNNNNNNNNNNNNNNNNNNNNNNNNNNNNNNNNNNNNNNNNNNNNNNNNNNNNNNNNNNNNNNNNNNNNNNNNNNNNNNNNNNNNNNNNNNNNNNNNNNNNNNNNNNNNNNNNNNNNNNNNNNNNNNNNNNNNNNNNNNNNNNNNNNNNNNNNNNNNNNNNNNNNNNNNNNNNNNNNNNNNNNNNNNNNNNNNNNNNNNNNNNNNNNNNNNNNNNNNNNNNNNNNNNNNNNNNNNNNNNNNNNNNNNNNNNNNNNNNNNNNNNNNNNNNNNNNNNNNNNNNNNNNNNNNNNNNNNNNNNNNNNNNNNNNNNNNNNNNNNNNNNNNNNNNNNNNNNNNNNNNNNNNNNNNNNNNNNNNNNNNNNNNNNNNNNNNNNNNNNNNNNNNNNNNNNNNNNNNNNNNNNNNNNNNNNNNNNNNNNNNNNNNNNNNNNNNNtcacctgcctctgcctcccaagtgctgggattaaaggcatgcgccaccacgcccggcatcagGAGCCATTCTTATCTGACATTTGGATGCAAATGATCTCTGAGtaattccttctttctctggCCCCATATGTTTCAGCCATGGCTACCAGCATCCTACCCCATCTTGAGAACATGCAAAGAACTCATTCAAACATGCCAATTGCTTCTCCCACTCGGACTCAGGCTGGGTATTTCTCAGAGCATCTCCTTGGGCACCGATGTTGGCAAGGACAGTTCAAAACTGCCCCTGCCAGGGCCCACAAGCTTCACTTCTGTGGAGATTTTTCCAGGCACCAAAAACATCTCCAGTGTTCTGACCTGGAGCAGCCAATGGAAACCACAGCCAGgacccctcccactctcccccaGTGGCATCCCAGCTTCCtgtctcctgtttctctctctcttgcctgtcTGCCTGACTCAGAAGTGAGAACTTACTGGGCAGCTGTGTCAGAGTACTGGGGGCTTCCAAGATACCTCACCTTATTATCTGCCCTGTGGTTTCTGGGGGTGCACTGTAAAGATGTCCTGGAGACGGGTCATCCTCCTGTCATCTCTCTCAGCCCTGGTGCTCCTGTGTAGTGAGTATGGGAGGGTCAAAGGGTGGGCGGTGTTAGCTACACAGTTACTATGTATAGGTAAATTTGTTCAGGTGGCATAGATAGGGGGTGTGTGTTTAGTAAGGTAACTATtcttggtgtgtgtttgtgtgtgtgcaaaagataatgtaacacagagaaaaacagcaaAGATAAAAAATAGGAAGCAACCCAGATCATATGGTGGGTTTCCATCAAGATTGGGTGGTACGCCAAGGGGCAGAGGGCCTCATATGTAGTCTGGCAAGCCACTGCACCCAGCACTATTGACGCCCTACTGGGGCCTCTGATGTTGCAGCCTTTCCTTGTGCCTTACCTTACAGTGCTACAGGAGGGGACCAGCGCTTCTGTGGGGAGCAGACAGGCAGCTGCAGAGGGGGTGCCGGAAGGTGAGTCCAGGGGCTATCCCTACGTGTGGGAGAGGTAgatcctgcccccaccccatgtgGGTGTGAAGAGCTCTTTTCTGGTTTCAGGTGTGAAACAGAAGATTTTCATGCAAGAATCTGATGCCTCTAATTTCCTCAAGAGGCGTGGCAAGCGGTCCCCTAAGTCCCGAGATGAAGTCAACGGTAAGGCTGCTGGATTGGTCTCCCTCCCGCTGTGGAAGACCAAAGCCCTGAGAGATTAACGGTCTATGAGCAATAGTACCATatctggggccagtgagatggttcaaaGGGTGAAAGTAAGTGGAATTCAGTCCTGGGATTGCATTTGGTAGAAGACAACTGGCCCCCAagagttgctctctgacctccatgtgcacacagtgGTACGAATATATCCCtagcaaattaaataaataaaaatatagaaacgATATCATACTTCACTGGTTGTGGGCCACTGGTTGAACTGAATGTGGCATCAGAGTAAAGAACAGTATAAAATAAACCACATTAAGAGCACCAggatgagctgggcagtggtggcgcacgcctttaatcccagcacttgggaggcagaggcaggtggatttctgagttccaggccagcctgatctacagagtgagttccaggacagccagggctacacagagaaaccctgtctctaaaaacaaaacaaaacaaacaaacaaacaaagaaaaacaaaataaaaaataaaaaaagaagcaccAGGATGTATTCAGatagtgaaaagaaaaataaagaatgtcTACTAGGTGTAAAGGGAATGGGGTACTTCAGGTAGTGGCCTGATGCACCCAGGACAACATGTGTCATCAGGAGACCAAGCACAAGGGACCCAAGTGTTGAGAAGAGGTGGTTTGGTAACAGTTCTGCTGCTGAGTGGCCTTAGCCACCCCCAACTCTGTTTCCAATTTCCTTATCTATAAActtgggggtggtggggaagCTGGCGACACTGTATCAAGGGAGGGAgctggtacatgtgtgtgttttgtttgttttgctttgtttttctcccGTTCATTTCCTGTGAATTTTAGACTCTCCAGTATTCTGAATACCTCAGTTGGTCGTTGACCTTCCAGCCCAGGAGGCACTGGAGTTTCCCACCCCTGAAACTGACTCTCCTAAGCCTCTGCGCTCGGGCCATCCTGGCTGAGCGTTGCGGTTTGATTCTTCCCTTGTGCATGTGGGTGAATGAACTCTTTGTGTCACTTCCCGAACTCAGCAAGGCGACTTGTTGCTCAGTAAAAACAGCAGGGTTATTTTCAAATGATGGGGAAGAACAGATGGAACTGCGTGCAGATCGTTCTTTGAAACTTGGAGAAGTCTGACCAACCGCAGTAGGAAAATCGCCAGACCGCACACAGGTTGAAAGTTGAAATGGGCTAATGTCAAGCAACACTGAAAGCCTGTGCTTGAGGTGCAGTCCTTGATTGCAATCAGAGAAGCAACTTCTGGCAGACTCTGGGAGTGGCAGTTATCTCCTGTAAAACTGACTCAGAGTAATTAGGTACATGATTAAGCCTGAGGTCTTTTACCTTAGACAAAAGCTCAGACAGGCAGTAGCTGCGTATCCAAGTAAATAAGACTTCACACTTCACATATGCACTCAGCAGTCACTAGGCCAAGCTGTGTGGACAGGTAGAGAAGCATGACCTTGGAATTCACCTGAACTTAGAACTACTTTAGAGTAAGAATTGGATaggtgtatatttgtgtgtgtatgtgtgtgtgcacgtgcatgggTGAGCgagtgcatgcgtgcgtgtgtgcgcactCACGTGCATGCaaatagaggccagaagacaactttgggtGTTGTTTCAAAGTTGCTGTCCACTTttctttttgaggtagggtctctcagtgGTCTGGAACTTACCAGATAGTCTAGCttgctgaccagcaagccccggACCTGTTTCCTCcatcccagttctgggattacacatgcatggcaccatgcccagctactttA includes these proteins:
- the Ucma gene encoding unique cartilage matrix-associated protein isoform X4 — translated: MSWRRVILLSSLSALVLLCSVKQKIFMQESDASNFLKRRGKRSPKSRDEVNEQEERTREAVEQWRQWHYDGLYPSYLYNRQNI
- the Ucma gene encoding unique cartilage matrix-associated protein isoform X1 translates to MSWRRVILLSSLSALVLLCMLQEGTSASVGSRQAAAEGVPEGVKQKIFMQESDASNFLKRRGKRSPKSRDEVNAENRQKLRDDELRREYYEEQRNEFENFVEEQRDEQEERTREAVEQWRQWHYDGLYPSYLYNRQNI
- the Ucma gene encoding unique cartilage matrix-associated protein isoform X3 → MSWRRVILLSSLSALVLLCMLQEGTSASVGSRQAAAEGVPEGVKQKIFMQESDASNFLKRRGKRSPKSRDEVNEQEERTREAVEQWRQWHYDGLYPSYLYNRQNI